From the Arctopsyche grandis isolate Sample6627 chromosome 2, ASM5162203v2, whole genome shotgun sequence genome, the window taaagtaaacttatcttgtaatgcttattcacagcttcaaaggagatttcaaaaattttaatgtaaatagaaataacattcaccagaggtatacctataagttgaaatattactgaaccaataaattgattttatcctcacactggatgaggcaaaggtttcattattcaccctctatttaattattgtaagagctatgatttattgtaaacgactcgtcagtaatgctgtaactctgtagaataactgtattgttcaacagttttcctatgtgggactatgttccgacttttataatgacgtgtggcaaacagtcttattaactgattgtcgattggcattattgacgagttggaagTAGTGTGGACCCAAGCGGAAGAACGCTACGGTCGAGTAGTCAGCGAAAAGACGGCGTACGAAGAAGTTGTtctcgtacgctccgctgaaccaccacgtgcagattttacatttcaataaactacatcaaaccattatcgaagtcttttccatgatggtatatatatatatatatatatatatatatatatatatatatatatatatatatatatatatatatatatatatctatatatatatatatatatatatatatatatatatatatatatatatatatatatatatatatatatatatatatatatatatatatagtagcctgaaaaagtgcaaacaggatcttttcttaggcaaaaaccaaatgatcgcaatcagatcagagagcggagtaataattaggaatagagaagaaatcatagacagagtttacacgttctatgcaaaactatacgagaacgacaacggccaattccccgctctggaatcgacacacggccaaagggttcctgcagtattgcctagcgaagtagaggccgcgctaaaaactgcaaagaactgtaaaaccccaggggaagataatattcccattgacttactaaaatgtggcggcccccccctaattaatatcttagctaggcttttcagcaaatgcatccagaaccaagctataccagaaggatggaataacgcaactatcattttaatacacaaaaaaggcgacaaaagcgatatcaagaactaccaacccattagtctactttcagcggtctacaagctcttcacgaaggttattacagaaaggctgaagaatatcctcgacgagaaccaacctatagagcaggcagggtttagggcaaatttcagcacaatggaccacctccaagtagttggcgaactaatcgagcgcgccaacgaatatcaacggccattgtgcctaggtttcgtcgattatgagaaagccttcgatacagttagtcataatgcagtacttaacgctctaaaaacacagggagtgccggaaccctatgtgggactgttagctgcaatatataagaatgccacagcttcggttaaatttttttcaggtacagatagatttagcataggaaaaggagtaagacaaggagatacaatctcgcccaagttattcaatgcggtgcttgagggagttttcaggaaattggattgggatacagccggagtaagcatcaatggtcgctttttgagtcaccttcggttcgcagacgatatagttttagtagctcgtgattcagctgacctacttatcagactaacacagctggacagggaaagtagaaaagtaggattaaaaattaacgtagataagactaaactaatgttcaatagttattgcatgcctgatagcatccccttagataataaaccagtagaagtagtaaataattatttatatttaggtcaaataattgacatgtctggtagtaaaaatgaagagataaagagacgtatgaaattagggtggagtgcatttggacggatgaatgctgtttttaaatcaaaaatgccactctgcctgaagaaaaggatctttgatcaatgcgttttgccagtgatgacgtatggatgtgaaacttggacactgaacgccaagatgcaaaataaaatccaatgcactcaaagaagtatggaacgctgtatgcttggcataacgaggaaagacaggaagcggaacacgtgggtgagaaatatgacaagggtagtggacatagtggatagagtgaagagattgaaatggcaatgggcgggtcacgtagctaggaggatggacgaaaggtggacaaaagaagtgcttgaatggtacccgagagaaggcaaaagagtaaaaggaagaccgcaaggaagatgggtgaacgaaattaggaaaatgtgcggaatgagatggatgagtgttgcgcaaaacagagacgagtggaagcgtgttggagaggccttcatccagcagtggatggcgaatggctgtaaatgatgatgatgatgatgatatatatatatatatatatatatatatatatatatatatatatatatatatatatatatatatatatatatatatatatgtataacctttttatttaaagatatgatgctggtccgtgagaattactgaaaaatatatgctggtccgccaactgaaatagtttgagtagcactgctctaGTGACATAGTGGAATTATATGTGTATAAGGGGGAggggggcgccttaaaatattttgcagggggcgcctggaattcatGTTACGCCACTGATCAACACGGATCCTTTGGTTGGTCTGTAAATAGTGTTTAGGTGGCATTAGACATTTTGCAAATTAattgtgtataaatacatacatatgtggttgtATGACATTTAGGTAAcacaatttaattacatattattgcaATTCCTGGATGACGATTCCGATCAAAATGTCATCGTGAATTGTAAcaatgtcatatatgtatatatacatatgtataacgataaTGGTTGAATACAAAAATGGCATACTGAAATTGGAACCTGCTAGAGATTAAAAACCCGTCTCGAGATAACACATATTGCTATTCGACATAATAGCGATGGAAAAttctgaaattattattttaaaaagttcaatGACTCGGCTCGATTGAGAAAtgacatttgaaataataatcaaatgagCAAAATAAGAAAATCGTTATTTTAGTAAAAGTCCGTTGGAGAGTAACAAATTAAAAGGCCagcaatttaatcaattttgttagtatacaaatcagttttcgtcaagtattttattaacaaaatgttccgtattataatattaaatgtcagtgttaataaaaaatggacagtataaaaatcTGAAGTACATTCGCCGGAACAAATACATAGCAATGTCTGTTGTTATCTTAGCAAAAGTCCAATGGATCATACTTTTCTCTTACCGAAACAAATacacaaatgtatgtaagtagatatGTCTGTTTAAACTTCCTTATTTATACCCTAGGAGTCACTGCCGGATCCAAGAGGGGGTGCCAGGCGCCCACCTTGgtcgaatttaaatattattattcaataatttcattcataatttaaatttttcatatttaaatattattattcacaatatatttatatttttacaaatatatgttaGTTCCGAATTCTCCTTATTGTTTTTGCATATCTGAACAACCCTTTCAGTtagggttttttttttccttctattttccccatggttatcaaacggagaaattcgtattttggaccccgtatcatgtgtccgaggtactccatctttctccgctcgACGACAGAAACaggttccctgcctctccccatcatgccgaggacagcttcgaaTTATATCTtcttggtccacggaatcttcagcatacgcctatacacccacatctcaaaagcttcgatgcggctgatcatcttggtcttcagagcccacgtctcacatccgtgtagtaatactgtccagacgtagctcttcgtgaatctcaaccgcgtatgaagattgagatgcttgatTGTAATCGCCgccttaattttttacaaatgctgttctagccatctcgatgcggattcttaaatcttaatctgggtccatctcttcattcagccaggtacccaggtatttgtatcgttttactctttctatcacctctccatccaaggttagattcccggtgtctgtttgcattctatctactatcataaatgttgtcttctttagatttatgcgcagacctcttcgattgctttcttgatgtacacggtctagagatctttgcaggtctgctaaattttcagcgactagtgccgtgtcatcagcatatcttaattggtgatcgtctcgccgcccaccttgatgccctccgcctcttggagagcatcgtggaagatggattcagtgtaggtgttaaaaagagtaggtgataggatgcatccttgcctgacgccccgttctataggaatctcatcagtgaattgatcatcgacacgtactactgcagtctgattccaataaatatttcgtagcaatctgacatctctgtcatccaggccaatattttttaatgtttcaatcaggcgagcgtgttggacacggtcaaaggccttttcaaagtctataaagcagatgtacacaggtttacggacttctctccatctttggagtagtgttttcatacagaaaagggcctctcgggtacccaagccttgtctgaacccaaactgctctcagctaatcgcctcttcacaccgtgagtaatgAGATACGGTCCAATGAGATACGGACTAGACCGATGTCGACATAATGGACCAATCCTGTGCATCTGCAACATTTGACAAAGTTATGTGGCAAGTGCCCATCGGAAGCGCTGCTCGCACGCACGTGACGCAGTCGGCGAAACAGACATAGAGACAGAGACAGAGTGAGTCCGCCAGCCGCGTTGCTATGCGATAATCCGAACACCAAATTCGGTTGGAAATCGCACGGCACGGTCAGTAGCGGTCCGCATTCTGCGGTGAATATACGACGCTGAGCTGCCCCACTCGCCCACAGGTACGTTCTTATTGAAGCTAATTAGCCCTTTCAATCAGTTGGTTGCGCCATTCATTGCAGGCCGATTCCGATTCCGCGACGCCATTCTTCATTTTTCCGGCTTTCCCGCATCGGTAGCCGTTTCGTTCGGCAATATCGACGCGCTTTCGTTCTTTGCGCAAACGATGGCCAAGGCCGTGGACGCGCGTGCCATTTTCTGTCGCGCGGTCACTTCGTTTTAAGTACTATGGTTTGTACAGCTCAAGAAAAAGATCGAGCCTAATGCTGCGAATCTTGCGAGCTCGGGAACACTGTTGCATTCGTCGGCTTGCCTGtatgaacatgtacatatgtatgaaccgaccttggaatcgcgtctcgtctTTTTCGATTGAGCCGTGCGGTGCGGCCTTTCCGTGTCATTTGCGTGTTTCGCAGCCTCTTTGGACGAATGTTTACGTTGGGCCGTCTCGCTATCAATATTATCACGCGATCCGTGTATCAGTGATAGTGTCAGTATCACGATTAAAGGGCggccggaagcgtgctttttccaggaatcagggcattttgggtctatttagaaattaagagtccaaaaaaatgaacggcacgcttccggtcctacctctaatcatgatGATCAATACTAGAATCACGATCCGAGTTAATATTCGTTCCATCAGCACCAAAATGGCGGCTCGACGTCCCCTTGCATTTCGTTGCTTTGCGAATCGTCGCGAAACTGTTTGCCGCCCTCTCCATTAGCATATCTACAATGTATGtgtgacaatttttttcatcgttataatacaaaaaatttacatatacggTATACTCTCaattatccgggtgcggattatccgtgcatgaaaaatattaatttaaaaattaaattatttttttatatgattatgagacccaccgattgattgcaaccataaacacgcgtgttatttgaaacaaatgatgtcacacagattcgcttaaaaagttttttttataggacgattcatcatcaactagcgatttaaatttacttcatacttccataataacatttgattataattgcacttttaaattttgattcgtgcatttttgaaaattctatttattttttacccttgatttttagcgtgatggaaagaagaaaattttgttatatggggggggaaGACATTTTTTTAGCCCTGGGTGGGAGCCCCCTCTGACTCCTGGCAAGCACTggtttcagtcccagtccgccactgtttcCGGGAATAAAAATTCGTTCGGTTCGTTCAAAATTCCCATTTTTGCCCATATCTACTAAGGGCTGACGAGAGGGGGGGAGGCGGAATAAAGTTTCAGGGCCCGAGTTCACTCTTTTTCGAgtgctactacatacatagttagtatATAGTACATTAtaagtttcaaaatatcacactgattaaatgaaaatatcgtaaatgaaaattatgtcgaatatatttttgttagttatagtcgaattgaatttaaatatgcacaACTTTCCAAACAccatatggatatacatatttgataaatatttagacTACATAGATTGGGTGAATTTTTTTGTCCACTGCTACGGCGAGCGGCCACGCTTACAATGTGTACATGTGTTGGTAAAAGTGTTAGCCGAGCGCGGCCTCGGCTGAAGTCGGGCGCACTCGGCTAACGGCGTTCGGCTCTCGGCCGAGCTCGGCGAagaaggggggagggggggggggggggacttaTGCAACATCTTGACGCCAACGTTCCGTCCAAGCTCTAAGGTGTCTCACACGCGCGCACACCTTAGAGGGAACGCTTTCATGGAGCcatccacacacacgatatctactaccgatgtttccatatccagttcccatattgcaacctgtggtcgctatttaggaactggatatggaattCGTATTATCGTATTATTACCAATGTTCTTTATTGCgggtataaattattttcacacgataaaaattaacaaacacatcaatttgataaatatgtaggtttttttttagaaaccCTTTGAACAGACGAAgaacagaatatatgtatgtacaagattTTCGTACAAAATTTCTTATGGTACATACTTATCATTTAATGTAATGCTgagattattattttcatatttatcacaacatgtacattatttttagattaaccATGCTTAGTAGTTACcttaacttacatatacatatgtatgtaaaagtcctGATGAATGTTTAATTCTGCGATAAATGACAATGTAAAGTTTCCCATAGACATCACATAAGATTTACCAAACATTTTACGGACGTAATAAATGCTTTAAACATGGctcatctaatagtaaacatgttattaaatttatttgaacagttttattttatttaaatttatttgaatatgcatttgttattaatttattaaattgtcacggattctaccacctaTTCTATTCTACATTAAACCAtcgatattgttattatttcagacGGGAAGTGCATAGATCGTGATTTTATCATGACTGACGGATTTCGCAATTTCAACAGAGCTGGTAAGTTAAATGAACGCAAACAGTAAATAAgacatttgaatattatattgtagtatgtatgtataagtatcaGCAGTGTAATACCCCTCCTCCCCCCCATTGAATTGATATCGATCTCTTACAtggcgacatatgtatgtatatgtaagtatgcacaGGTGTACTTCTTGGAATTATTAACATTCTACGAATCCTCCATGGACTTAGTAAATCTGTTTAATCCTAAAAATTATACGTTTACGTATAATTTCATCAAtttagtatctacatatatattaatatgtacttgttattatgtcaataaaatgtgtatctatagaatatgaaaaactgttttcagaattcttacatagattgtatgtacatatgtttttagttGGACAACACATTCAACCTACTTGGCCCTGTTCTAACGATGAACCATTCGAGATTTCAGCATGGAGTCGCAACGTCCCAAACAATtcactgtaaatattatataatataatatttatataaaaaataagaagagctcaaaaatttcaaataaataatcattttatatttataggtatgttCCGAGGAATGTTCCCCGAAAAATCATTGCAACGCCACCTGCAAGTGTTGCGATGCCTTCTTCACAATCCATGACATATTTAGAAACATCACGACAGGAAATACAGATGTTTACGGTTTCGGAAACTAAACGTGATAATATCAATTTGAGCGATATTTGGGGCATTTCCAATGTAAttagatatttataaaaatctaataACCTTAATTTTAATGCTTAAAGGTTTAATATAAacccattcatacatatatttatgtacattttaggTCCCGAAAggaagcatttataagaataacAAATTTTGCGGTTTTTGTCGTCAAAATGGAGAACATGCGTCAATTTATTTGAGTCATTCGCTGAGGTCACCGACAGGTGCTTTATTATGTCCAATTCTACGAAAATTCGAATGTCCCCTATGTGGAGCTACTGGTGATATGGCACATACTATGTAAGATATAAGATATCTTAAAATTTGTTGTACACATATGCAAAatgcatacatagatacatatattgtgattgtaaattattaaattttttttcagaacgTATTGCCCTATTTCACTCAAACAGAATTCAGGAATAAAACCATTGTCTGTTGCAAAAATGTTGAATTCTACACGACGTAAAAGCAATGGACAGCTacggtattaaaatattaaaacccaTCATCTGTTGTACTTTTTTctaaacaattataaaaattgaagtgcttttgtatatttttaagttatttttcttataactagctacatacatacatctatctCGGCtattctttatttaattttttcgttttcaatttattgtgcAAATTCcgatttgatcatttttttaaatatatattataaaatcaattgGGTCGTTaattcaaaaacatacatatattgtattacaaTGTAAaaccaatttgtttttttttgcattttgcttctcatttaaaaatatgtattttgttatcgtaaaacattaattttaataaaattagtttgcacgtatttttaattcttttttcaaattaagtATTGTATTGCCAATATATTAGAAATATGAGAAATTGCAATAATTGGGCTGGTCTATGGTATATAGTTAAACACTTATTACTATaccaatttataataatcatgcatacatatacatacatacatatatgtaaataattggcAAACAAAAGCACACAAGATCCTTATTaactactacatatacatacatatgtacattattatgatttatctattaaaatatgctatgacaatttttttcttcattttaatttcttattttaatcgaaattgCAAGTCTACCAGGCCCAATATACATACTAATTATAGATGATAAGACAGGACCAAATTGATCTCATTGTATGTTAACAGAAACCAATCTGATTACTTTATAAGTGTTTAGTTGTTACTGTCATCGAAGCGATTTTTAGTTagtatctatttatgtatatatgtaggtagctatttttttatattcggatttatttctctttatttttaattttaaagagcAAAATTTGCTTAGTGTATTttgcttattatattttagtatttttgttCTCATCATTAGTTTGTAAttttttcgtgtttatttttgtttataaagtgataaataaaatttttagctagatatgtattatttttttaaatccaaccaaaaatacgtataaattataatatataaatttatagaatatAAAAGTGCACCACTGGCGACATTTTTTTAAGAATGcccatttttacattttttttacaatattcttTACTTTACTAATTACCAAGTACCAAGCACATTAAATCAATGTAtatcccatttttttttaattatttctcacATGCGAAATTGAGAAGaaaacttattatatatatatatatatatatatgtataataagtttTCAATCACTACCGGCCACTTGTCAATCAAGTTATGACTAGTGACCGGACCCACAgtgcgccgtttattgttcaattgttgtaaatgcattgttaaagtttCGTCcaacctttattttttttactctagctttgtaaatagagccaaaccgccccgattactggaaaaagcacggtgtctatccgcagtctgGTTATGACTCATAACAAATAGAGATTATTGATTGGCGGTAGACTCCAGCAAAATGTAATAATACACTTTTGTGGTAGAATCAAAAATTTCTAATATGCGCCCTCTTAATAAATGTGGTTAAacgaatgtttttttatatatcttgtaAACGATCAATTAGTAcaaatatctcgtaaacgatcacccaccaaacaaaaatcaatatcatattcgaattcagtgggtcaaacttagtaaagattggttagtctccgctctggtaactcaaaaacgtgattttttgttgctcattgtAATCGGAGAGCCTTCATACTACatacaaaacaattaaaaattttatcgttTCTCCATTGTAAGTTACAGGGAAGGGGATCACTGTGGGCAACAAGTGTCCAAGAATAAACACTATTCAAATACCGACAATGATGATCTCGCAGATCAACAGAGCCAAGACGAAGAACTGCAAACTGCAGAAGTTCAGTATGATTTCAAAAGATATTCCAAATTAGTCAGTGATTAGTGCCATACTTTCAGCAAGATCCCAATGATACGTTTCAATATTCATGCTCACGTTCGAAGAGGTTGTGAAATAAATGATTACGCTCTTATTCAATGgatgaaaaatcaaaatcaccCCACTACAGTTGAGACTGGTGAGCATCGTCACCGTCGAAAGCAACATAGTAAGAAAGTCGTTTGACATTTACTCAAATTTCGCTTTTTGTAATGTCCAGCCCACCATCAACTTGGATGATCAGAGCTGATTCTCTATTATCATTGAAGAAGGTTTCCATGTATGATTTCCATTCTGCAAGCCTTTCTTCAATATTTAGTAGTTTGCCGGTTTGATCTGTAAGTgaactaatatatttatttttgtatattcctGCTGCTTGTTTAACCTTCTTATGCATATTAAACGTATCATGTTTTGCTTCGAATTCCTCTATCATTCCGCCACATTCGCTGGCTAGCCATTTCTCCTTAGCTCGCCGAATTAGACGACGGATGGATCTTTGGACTTCCACGTATTTCtgcgtatttatatttttatatctgcgCCGAAGATCCATTAGTTGTGTAGTTGTGTTGATTATATCTTTAACGGCAATCCACGTAGATTCAATATCCATACTTCTCGATGTAGAAACATTGCTCAATTTATCGTTTAGTTCATACTGTATCAAACTTCTGATTCTTTCGTCATGCAATTTTTCCGTTTCGATACCAGacgcttttttttttcttgtgtaaCTTTTAAGTTTGAATTTGACTTTTGCTACTAAGAGGCTATGGTCTGTGAATACGTCCACTCCTGGGTATGTCTtaacactttttattatatttctaaagCGTTTGTTTATGGTGATATCATCAATTTGATTCCTTACATCTCTGTCAGCATTTGAGATCCATGTATATAATTTCCTtggatgtaatttaaaaaaggtGCTCATGATAATCAGCTCTCCTTCTTGGCAGAATTGGACTAATCTATCACCACGTTCATTTGGTGTCCTCAGTCCGAAACTTCCAACCACTTCTTCTCGTGCACCGCAACCAACCTTTGCGTTAAAGTCACCCATGACAATTGTTATATCGCTTCTTCTACAATAGGTTTTGGCCTTCTCTATATCCGCATAAAAGAGCTCAACCTCATCGTCCGGTGCGTTTGCAGTAGGTGCATATACTTGAATAACATTCAATGAAAAAggtcttttatttatttgtaacaaTGCAACGCGGTCAGATAATGGCagccaatttttacatacctcttttacgtttcacttatgattacatcaaaaaaaattgttggtgtttttattcaaaataatttatttatttattttattctaaacataccattgtggcataacaggaattcctaaagcgccacaatggtcaaaaatataacacaaaaaaaacaaaataacaattaaacataaattaatacataacgaaaataatatactcatcaattatgcataaaaaaaaaattcgggtgtgaccaacccatgactttatctatgtatttgaggaatataagaaggttactaaacaaaattcgatattgaaccgtacagacaaattatcaaatactaataactatgatggaaatgtatggaaacttgcacaagacaaaagttctacttccggttgtcagattttgttcaaattttttttattacttaatatcactatcagtattatacttattaataatcaagaaaataaaaataatttaaaaggtcaaaataaaataatgaaatattgttttaaaaaaaaatactacttcctgTTTACAAATTC encodes:
- the LOC143921068 gene encoding uncharacterized protein LOC143921068 gives rise to the protein MEPSTHTISTTDVSISSSHIATCGRYLGTGYGIRIIVLLPMFFIADGKCIDRDFIMTDGFRNFNRAVGQHIQPTWPCSNDEPFEISAWSRNVPNNSLYVPRNVPRKIIATPPASVAMPSSQSMTYLETSRQEIQMFTVSETKRDNINLSDIWGISNVPKGSIYKNNKFCGFCRQNGEHASIYLSHSLRSPTGALLCPILRKFECPLCGATGDMAHTITYCPISLKQNSGIKPLSVAKMLNSTRRKSNGQLRY